In bacterium, one genomic interval encodes:
- a CDS encoding EscU/YscU/HrcU family type III secretion system export apparatus switch protein — MAGKDNRTEKPTQKRIRKAYEDGNIVRSQEVGQALSLAAFMLWSGFAGGAFLYGLMNVVRRGIAAAAKPDDPSALVTAFSSTMLAGAKLTAPLLAGFLLFALVGAFLQGIHPKKNWLKFDLNRLNPVTGLGRFVSVEKLLTAFKAILRTALYALIALAIVMPEWRHVAGMALLSPAAIFKGGMAIVGRILSRVLLLGLVVAAADFALARHRWQRGLMMTKQEVKDEMKESENPEIKSRIRGKQREIARRRMMAAVRTANVVVTNPTHVAVALQYDRTKMAAPVVVAKGFDHIAQRIKEEARKYNVPIIEDPPLARMLEKLCPLGAAVPEALYRAVAEVLAYVFRRGRGPYRPHPEVETGDAAAAGDRP, encoded by the coding sequence ATGGCCGGCAAGGACAACCGCACCGAGAAACCGACCCAGAAGCGGATCCGCAAGGCGTACGAAGACGGGAACATCGTCCGCAGCCAGGAAGTCGGACAGGCCCTCTCGCTCGCCGCGTTCATGCTCTGGAGCGGCTTCGCCGGCGGCGCGTTCCTCTACGGCCTGATGAACGTGGTGCGCCGCGGGATCGCCGCGGCGGCCAAGCCGGACGACCCCTCGGCGCTGGTGACCGCCTTCTCCTCGACCATGCTCGCCGGGGCCAAGCTGACCGCGCCGCTCCTCGCCGGCTTCCTGCTCTTCGCCCTCGTCGGCGCCTTCCTGCAGGGGATCCACCCGAAGAAGAACTGGCTGAAGTTCGACCTCAACCGGCTCAACCCGGTGACCGGGCTCGGCCGCTTCGTCTCCGTCGAGAAGCTGCTCACGGCGTTCAAGGCGATCCTCCGCACCGCCCTCTACGCGCTGATCGCGCTGGCGATCGTCATGCCGGAATGGCGGCACGTGGCCGGGATGGCCCTGCTCTCGCCGGCGGCGATCTTCAAGGGCGGCATGGCGATCGTCGGCCGCATCCTCTCCCGCGTCCTGCTGCTCGGCCTCGTCGTCGCCGCGGCCGACTTCGCCCTCGCCCGCCACCGCTGGCAGCGCGGGCTGATGATGACCAAGCAGGAAGTCAAGGACGAGATGAAGGAGAGCGAGAACCCGGAGATCAAGAGCCGGATCCGCGGCAAGCAGCGCGAGATCGCCCGCCGCCGGATGATGGCCGCGGTGCGCACGGCGAACGTCGTGGTGACCAACCCGACCCACGTCGCGGTGGCGCTGCAGTACGACCGGACGAAGATGGCCGCCCCGGTCGTCGTCGCCAAGGGGTTCGACCACATCGCGCAGCGGATCAAGGAAGAGGCGCGCAAGTACAACGTCCCGATCATCGAAGACCCGCCGCTCGCCCGCATGCTGGAGAAGCTCTGCCCGCTCGGCGCCGCCGTTCCCGAGGCGCTCTACCGCGCGGTCGCCGAGGTCCTGGCCTACGTGTTCCGCCGCGGGCGGGGACCGTACCGCCCGCATCCTGAAGTCGAGACCGGCGACGCCGCCGCCGCAGGGGACCGCCCGTGA
- the flhA gene encoding flagellar biosynthesis protein FlhA: MTAAAPTANEAKFSAFANLAIPLGVVMTIALIVVPMPTIILDLLITVDLTLALVVLLAALYIPGPTQFNSFPSLLLLVTLFRLALNIAATRAVLTHGEEGTAAAGSVIQAFGQFVVGGSFVVGIVIFIILLVVQFVVITHGSTRISEVIARFTLDAMPGKQMAIDADLNAGLITEREALARRAQIQREAEFFGAMDGAVRFTQRDAIAAIIIVLVNICGGLAIGVLQKGMSPGDALTTYTTLTIGDGLITALPALLVAVAGGIITTRAAQQQPLGEAVFGQLLISARPLKIAAGTLLALAIVPGMPKIAFIALAAALFGGARVAAAREAEAAEAATVAADTAAAPPAQSLEDEVEPLLGVDPLCVEVGYDLIPAVGADRAGGILDKIKGLRRQIAGEMGFVLPPVRVRDNLQLSPNQYVVLLRGVKIAGGKMARNRLLALDAGAVRPLEGEKTRDPAFGLPAVWIDPSRADEARASGYTVVDPPSVLSTHLMEVINRNAAELLGREDVARLVDHLQKTHPKAVSELIPERLTIGELQRVLQGLLREGVPIRDLPLIVETLADAATTTRDTQLLVEAARRGLARTICTALEDERGQLNAIALGADLEAELTRAFVPDGPDGGAEGISPNRAREIVSRLGTAVGGVGGTGSIVVNPRLRPYLATLLRNQLPHTPVLSTLEIPPDVTLRAVATVS, from the coding sequence GTGACCGCCGCCGCCCCGACCGCGAACGAAGCGAAGTTCTCGGCCTTCGCCAACCTCGCCATCCCGCTCGGCGTGGTGATGACGATCGCGCTGATCGTCGTGCCGATGCCGACGATCATCCTCGACCTGCTGATCACCGTGGACCTGACGCTGGCGCTGGTCGTCCTCCTCGCCGCGCTCTACATCCCCGGGCCGACGCAGTTCAACTCGTTCCCCTCGCTGCTGCTCCTCGTGACCCTCTTCCGCCTCGCGCTGAACATCGCCGCGACGCGCGCCGTCCTGACCCACGGCGAGGAGGGGACCGCGGCGGCGGGGTCGGTGATCCAGGCGTTCGGACAGTTCGTCGTCGGCGGCTCGTTCGTCGTCGGGATCGTGATCTTCATCATCCTGCTGGTCGTGCAGTTCGTCGTCATCACCCACGGTTCGACGCGCATCTCGGAAGTGATCGCCCGCTTCACCTTGGACGCGATGCCGGGCAAGCAGATGGCGATCGACGCCGACCTCAACGCCGGGCTGATCACCGAGCGCGAGGCGCTGGCCCGCCGCGCGCAGATCCAGCGCGAGGCCGAGTTCTTCGGGGCGATGGACGGCGCCGTCCGCTTCACCCAGCGGGACGCGATCGCCGCGATCATCATCGTGCTCGTCAACATCTGCGGCGGCCTGGCCATCGGCGTGCTGCAGAAGGGGATGAGCCCCGGCGACGCGCTCACGACCTACACCACGCTGACGATCGGCGACGGCCTGATCACCGCGCTCCCCGCGCTGCTCGTCGCGGTCGCGGGCGGCATCATCACCACCCGCGCGGCGCAGCAGCAGCCGCTGGGCGAGGCGGTCTTCGGGCAATTGCTGATCTCCGCCCGCCCGCTCAAGATCGCCGCCGGCACGCTCCTCGCGCTGGCCATCGTCCCCGGCATGCCGAAGATCGCCTTCATCGCGCTCGCCGCGGCGCTCTTCGGCGGGGCGCGCGTCGCCGCCGCCCGCGAGGCCGAGGCCGCCGAGGCCGCGACCGTCGCCGCGGACACCGCCGCCGCGCCGCCGGCGCAGTCGCTCGAGGACGAAGTGGAGCCGCTGCTCGGCGTCGATCCGCTCTGCGTCGAAGTCGGCTACGACCTGATCCCGGCCGTCGGCGCCGACCGCGCGGGCGGGATCCTCGACAAGATCAAGGGGCTGCGGCGCCAGATCGCCGGCGAGATGGGGTTCGTCCTCCCGCCGGTGCGCGTCCGCGACAACCTGCAGCTCTCCCCGAACCAGTACGTGGTGCTGCTGCGCGGCGTGAAGATCGCCGGCGGCAAGATGGCGCGCAACCGACTGCTCGCGCTCGACGCCGGCGCGGTGCGCCCTCTCGAAGGGGAGAAGACGCGCGACCCGGCGTTCGGCCTCCCCGCGGTCTGGATCGATCCGTCGCGCGCCGACGAGGCCCGCGCCTCCGGCTACACCGTGGTGGACCCGCCGTCGGTGCTCTCCACGCACCTGATGGAAGTGATCAACCGCAACGCCGCGGAGCTGCTCGGACGCGAGGACGTGGCGCGGCTGGTGGACCACCTGCAGAAGACGCATCCCAAGGCCGTGTCGGAGCTGATCCCGGAACGGCTGACGATCGGCGAGCTGCAGCGCGTGCTGCAGGGGCTGCTCCGCGAGGGCGTGCCGATCCGCGACCTGCCGCTGATCGTCGAGACGCTGGCCGACGCCGCGACGACGACCCGCGACACGCAGCTGCTCGTCGAGGCCGCGCGCCGCGGTCTCGCCCGGACGATCTGCACGGCGCTCGAGGACGAACGCGGCCAGCTCAACGCGATCGCGCTCGGCGCCGACCTCGAGGCGGAACTGACCCGCGCGTTCGTGCCCGACGGGCCGGACGGCGGCGCGGAAGGAATTTCCCCGAACCGGGCGCGCGAGATCGTCTCGCGGCTCGGCACGGCGGTGGGCGGCGTCGGCGGGACCGGATCGATCGTCGTCAATCCGCGGCTGCGGCCGTACCTGGCGACGTTGCTCCGCAACCAGCTGCCCCACACGCCGGTGCTTTCAACGCTCGAAATT